The following proteins come from a genomic window of Ursus arctos isolate Adak ecotype North America unplaced genomic scaffold, UrsArc2.0 scaffold_12, whole genome shotgun sequence:
- the DMRTB1 gene encoding doublesex- and mab-3-related transcription factor B1, giving the protein MKADPAKLADKMLRTPKCSRCRNHGFLVPVKGHAGKCRWKQCTCEKCYLITERQKIMAAQKVLKKQASEEEQEMALGAQGLELLSGVAAAAPGSSLRQLLPLAVSEDRELGPECRVTAGFPERPPRGPSPGPSAFQPVLGSRGHVGLSERATVAMPSSVGPQLGAEAAGKGYPGRLELRRPLRTVPSPPFTDFGLPLSISSDCVVGSEYLEREPSKLYPSCSNMHSYCPFPLGYQDGSPTPGIPLQRGFRHVSCSHFHGGALVPEPVGDFQPSYYPPLPPPQPPQPQFLPPGFLSALHFLPPLPPPPPPASFSLTVLSDTDKEATDDQDQDAEVPEAPPCEPSQPPSQEPSD; this is encoded by the exons ATGAAGGCAGACCCCGCCAAGCTGGCCGACAAGATGCTGCGTACCCCCAAGTGCTCGCGGTGCCGGAACCATGGTTTCCTGGTGCCGGTCAAGGGCCACGCGGGCAAGTGCCGCTGGAAGCAGTGCACCTGCGAGAAGTGCTACCTGATCACCGAGCGCCAGAAGATTATGGCAGCGCAGAAGGTGCTCAAGAAGCAGGCCTCCGAGGAGGAGCAGGAGATGGCCCTCGGCGCGCAGGGGCTGGAGCTGTTGTCCGGGGTTGCGGCCGCTGCCCCGGGCTCGAGCCTCCGCCAGCTGCTTCCGCTGGCCGTTTCGGAAGACCGGGAGCTAGGCCCGGAGTGCCGCGTGACCGCGGGCTTCCCCGAGAGGCCCCCGCGGGGCCCAAGCCCCGGCCCGAGCGCCTTCCAGCCAGTTCTGGGCAGCCGCGGCCACGTGGGGCTGAGCGAACGAGCCACCGTGGCCATGCCCAGTTCTGTGGGGCCCCAGCTCGGGGCGGAGGCCGCAGGCAAGGGCTACCCCGGCCGCTTGGAGCTGCGCAGGCCGCTGCGGACCGTGCCCAGCCCGCCGTTCACCGACTTCG GGCTTCCTCTGAGCATCAGCTCAGATTGTGTGGTGGGGTCCGAGTACCTGGAGAGAGAGCCTTCCAAGCTGTATCCCAGCTGCTCCAACATGCATTCCTACTGCCCATTCCCACTGGGCTACCAGGATGGATCCCCAACTCCGGGCATCCCCTTGCAGCGGGGCTTCCGGCATGTGTCCTGCAGCCACTTCCATGGAGGAGCCTTG GTGCCCGAGCCGGTGGGAGACTTCCAGCCCAGCTACTacccgccgctgccgccgccgcagccgccgcagCCTCAGTTCCTCCCGCCAGGCTTCCTGTCTGCGCTCCACTTcctgccgccgctgccgccgccgccgccacctgcgtctttctctctcactgtcctGTCTGATACAGACAAGGAAGCCACTG ATGACCAGGACCAAGACGCGGAGGTGCCAGAAGCGCCGCCCTGTGAGCCCAGCCAGCCGCCCTCTCAGGAGCCGTCCGACTAG